A single region of the Arthrobacter sp. PAMC25564 genome encodes:
- a CDS encoding branched-chain amino acid ABC transporter permease: MGAVFATVAALLLIVAPASQATSPAPTPSPSATQFTDTISGFLRGDDRAPLADVTITATSGDFTGTAKSAANGSWTIGVPTQGTYEIKLDESTLPQGIKLAEGQENPRKVTFSQTSNLSVIFAFGKGIVIQQQDFGQNLLNRLVAGLSFGLLLALASVGLSLIFGTTGLTNFAHGEMVTLGAVLVFAFNAMHLPFWLAILLALLGGGLFGYVQDAGLWKPLRRRGTGLVPMMIVSIGLALAVRYVIQFYFGGATQQLPYAQSAEIQIGPVSISPNNLWSLVISAVVIALIGIVLLKTRLGKATRAVADNPALAAASGIDVDSVIRLVWVVGGMLASLGGILWAYYRPGVTFDMGSQILLLIFAGVTLGGLGTVFGALIGSIIVGIFVELTTVFGLAADLKYVGALFIMIVVLLFRPQGILGRRERVG, from the coding sequence GTGGGGGCTGTTTTTGCCACCGTCGCCGCGCTGTTGCTCATCGTCGCCCCGGCTTCGCAGGCCACGTCTCCCGCGCCAACACCATCCCCGTCGGCCACCCAGTTCACGGACACCATCAGCGGCTTTCTTCGCGGCGACGACCGCGCACCGCTCGCGGACGTGACCATCACCGCCACAAGCGGCGACTTCACGGGAACGGCCAAATCCGCAGCCAACGGTTCCTGGACCATCGGCGTCCCCACCCAGGGAACGTACGAGATCAAGCTGGATGAATCCACCCTTCCGCAGGGCATCAAGCTGGCCGAGGGCCAGGAGAACCCGCGCAAGGTCACCTTCAGCCAGACCTCCAACCTCTCGGTGATCTTCGCCTTCGGCAAGGGCATCGTCATACAGCAGCAGGACTTCGGCCAGAACCTGCTGAACCGGCTGGTGGCAGGCCTGAGCTTCGGCCTCCTGCTGGCACTTGCCTCCGTCGGCCTCTCGCTGATCTTCGGCACCACCGGCCTGACCAACTTCGCCCACGGCGAGATGGTCACCCTCGGTGCGGTCCTTGTCTTCGCGTTCAATGCCATGCACCTGCCGTTCTGGCTGGCCATCCTCCTCGCCCTGCTCGGCGGCGGTTTGTTCGGCTACGTCCAGGACGCCGGCCTGTGGAAGCCGCTGCGGCGCCGCGGCACGGGACTGGTCCCCATGATGATCGTCAGCATCGGCCTCGCACTGGCCGTCCGCTATGTGATCCAGTTCTACTTCGGCGGCGCCACCCAGCAACTGCCGTACGCCCAGAGCGCGGAAATCCAGATCGGCCCGGTCTCGATCTCGCCCAACAACCTCTGGTCGCTCGTCATCAGCGCGGTCGTCATCGCCCTGATCGGCATCGTCCTGCTGAAGACCCGGCTGGGGAAGGCCACCCGCGCGGTGGCCGACAACCCGGCGTTGGCTGCCGCCTCCGGCATCGACGTCGACTCCGTCATCCGGCTCGTCTGGGTCGTCGGCGGCATGCTGGCCTCCCTCGGGGGCATTCTTTGGGCGTACTACCGGCCCGGCGTCACCTTCGACATGGGCTCGCAGATCCTGCTGCTCATCTTCGCCGGCGTGACCCTGGGCGGCCTCGGCACGGTCTTCGGCGCCCTGATCGGATCCATCATCGTCGGCATCTTCGTGGAGCTGACCACCGTGTTCGGCCTTGCCGCCGACCTTAAATATGTGGGAGCGCTGTTCATCATGATTGTTGTCCTCCTGTTCCGGCCTCAGGGCATTCTGGGCCGTCGCGAGCGCGTGGGTTAG
- a CDS encoding branched-chain amino acid ABC transporter permease, translated as MDFGFILSSAAGELFSPTTAAYALAALGLAVHFGYSGLLNFGQAGFMAVGAYGFAISTLTFKVPFFVGLLIAVVCSAIFAMLLGIPTLRLRADYLAIVTIAAAEIVRYIVTTNQLTSVTGSANGLAAFEGDFYAMNPFPEGSYLGMNNRDFFIRVVGWAVVAICCTLVWLLMRSPWGRVLKGIREDENAVRSLGKNVYAYKMQALIIGGILGALAGMIFTLPRGAVQPANYGTELTFFLYTCLLLGGLGTVLGPVVGAMIFWVVLSLTQDILYGLIESGAVTWLNTVQAGQLRYILVGVALMLLMIFRPQGVFGNKKELAFA; from the coding sequence ATGGACTTCGGATTCATTCTTTCCAGCGCTGCCGGTGAATTGTTCAGCCCGACGACGGCGGCGTACGCGCTCGCCGCGCTCGGCCTTGCGGTTCACTTCGGCTACTCGGGCCTGCTCAACTTCGGCCAGGCCGGCTTTATGGCGGTGGGCGCCTATGGCTTCGCCATCTCCACCCTGACCTTCAAGGTCCCGTTCTTCGTCGGCCTGCTCATCGCGGTGGTCTGCTCGGCGATCTTCGCCATGCTGCTGGGTATTCCGACCCTCCGGCTGAGGGCCGACTACCTGGCCATCGTCACGATCGCGGCGGCGGAAATCGTCCGATACATCGTTACAACGAACCAGCTGACCTCGGTGACCGGCTCGGCCAACGGCCTCGCCGCCTTCGAAGGCGACTTCTACGCGATGAACCCGTTCCCTGAAGGCAGCTATCTGGGCATGAACAACAGGGACTTCTTCATCCGCGTCGTCGGCTGGGCGGTCGTCGCAATCTGCTGCACCCTGGTCTGGCTGCTGATGCGCAGCCCCTGGGGCCGCGTCCTGAAGGGCATCCGCGAGGATGAGAACGCCGTCCGCTCGCTCGGCAAGAACGTGTACGCCTACAAGATGCAGGCGCTCATCATCGGTGGCATCCTCGGCGCCCTGGCGGGGATGATCTTCACGCTCCCCCGCGGCGCGGTCCAGCCGGCGAACTACGGCACCGAGCTGACCTTTTTCCTCTACACCTGCCTGCTGCTGGGCGGCCTCGGCACCGTGCTGGGGCCGGTCGTCGGCGCCATGATCTTCTGGGTCGTGCTCTCGCTCACCCAGGACATCCTCTACGGCCTGATCGAATCCGGCGCCGTCACCTGGCTGAACACCGTCCAGGCCGGGCAGCTTCGATACATCCTGGTGGGCGTCGCACTGATGCTGCTGATGATCTTCAGGCCCCAGGGTGTCTTCGGCAACAAGAAGGAGCTGGCGTTCGCATGA
- a CDS encoding ABC transporter ATP-binding protein, whose product MSEESSEETINYMTDTRPIAAGETAPGCKKRDPIVVAENVTRTFGGINAVDVEYLEIPRHKITALIGPNGAGKTTLFNLLTGFDTPNTGKWQFEGSSIAGVSSYKLARMGMVRTFQLTKVMGKLTVMENMRLGGSQQPGERLSKALFKGMWGGREKEITAQANVLLEKFKLDAKKDDYAASLSGGQRKLLEMARSLMVRPKLVMLDEPMAGVNPALTQSLLDHIKNLKAEGMTVLFVEHDMNMVRHIADWVVVMAEGKIVAEGPPAEVMKNPAVIDAYLGAHHDVDLGDTEGIKELAAELEADEESIVGTENAGIIAVDVLDAEPTDQGPGADRTGKDTE is encoded by the coding sequence ATGAGCGAAGAGTCATCAGAAGAAACCATCAACTACATGACGGATACCCGCCCGATTGCCGCCGGCGAGACTGCGCCCGGCTGCAAGAAGCGCGATCCCATCGTGGTTGCCGAGAACGTCACGCGCACCTTTGGTGGCATCAACGCCGTCGACGTCGAATACCTCGAGATCCCGCGGCATAAGATCACGGCGCTGATCGGCCCGAACGGGGCCGGCAAGACAACCCTGTTCAACCTGCTCACGGGCTTCGATACGCCGAACACGGGCAAGTGGCAGTTCGAAGGCAGCAGCATTGCCGGCGTGTCCTCGTACAAGCTGGCCCGGATGGGCATGGTGCGCACCTTCCAGCTCACCAAGGTCATGGGCAAGCTCACCGTCATGGAAAACATGCGCCTGGGCGGGTCCCAGCAGCCCGGCGAACGGCTCTCGAAGGCCTTGTTCAAGGGTATGTGGGGCGGCCGGGAAAAGGAGATCACCGCCCAGGCAAATGTCCTGCTGGAGAAATTCAAGCTGGACGCGAAAAAGGACGACTACGCGGCCTCGCTCTCCGGCGGCCAGCGCAAGCTGCTGGAAATGGCCCGTTCCCTCATGGTCCGGCCCAAACTCGTCATGCTGGATGAGCCGATGGCCGGGGTCAACCCCGCACTGACGCAGTCCCTCCTGGACCACATCAAGAACCTCAAGGCCGAGGGCATGACCGTGCTGTTCGTCGAACATGACATGAACATGGTCCGCCACATCGCCGACTGGGTCGTCGTGATGGCCGAGGGCAAGATCGTGGCCGAGGGCCCGCCCGCCGAAGTCATGAAGAACCCGGCCGTGATCGACGCCTATCTGGGCGCACACCATGACGTGGATCTCGGCGACACCGAGGGCATCAAGGAACTCGCCGCCGAGCTTGAAGCCGACGAGGAGTCGATCGTGGGAACCGAGAATGCCGGCATCATCGCCGTCGACGTCCTGGACGCCGAACCGACCGACCAGGGCCCCGGGGCCGACCGCACAGGGAAGGACACAGAATGA